The nucleotide sequence CCATTCCGAACTCGGAAGTTAAGCCCGCCAGCGCCGATGATACTGCCCGCGGGAGCGGGTGGGAAAGTAGGGCGGTGCCAGGCTTTTTTTATTTTTCCACCTTATCTCTTCTTCAAACATCTCCTATGTAGGAGGTGGAAAATGGAACTCTGGGTAAGAGTTAAAGAGGGAGAGAAAAGTCAAAAAATCCAAGGTTCTCTAAAGAAAATCTTTGAACAAATAAAGGAAAATTACAACCAATCTCCTCAAATTCTCGCCTTCAACGGAACAAAGAGGGAAAGGAGACGCTTTAAGAGGGAGCTCCGTCAAGCAGGAAAGGATTTACTTAAAGCTGCAGAGAACTATTTAAACTGGTACAGAAGGTGTAAAAGGTTCGCTAATAACTAATAACTGGGCGGGAAAATCCGCCCTTTATTTTTTTCCGACTTATTCAAGTAAGTTATTCACAAAAAAAATAAAAACCCAAACTTCCCCACTCCCAACAAGTTCCTCAGAGGAAAGCATTTCCCTTTTGAGTTATAATTTCCCACCACACAAAACAAAAGAGGGAAACTGAAATGATTGATAAGCTTAAAGAGGAGTTTACCGATAAGCTTAAAAATGTTTCAAACCTTGAAGAGTTAGAACAGTTAAGGGTTGAATACATCGGAAGGAAAGGAAAGGTCACAGAGCTCCTTAAGAAGATTCCTTCCTTACCTCCTGAGGAGAGGAAAGAGTTTGGAAAAGCGTGCAACCAGCTAAAAAGGGAGATAGAAACCTTAATAAAGGAAAAGGGAAAAGAACTTAAAGAGAAGGGAAAGGCTGAGAAGTTAAGAAAGGAGAGGATAGATATAACACTCCCTGGAAGGAAGAGAGGATTAGGAGCTCTCCACCCAGTAACGAGGACTTTAAAAGAGATAGTAAGGATATTTACGAGTATGGGATTCTCAATAGCAGAAGGCCCAGAGATAGAGACGGACTTTTACAACTTTGAGGCCCTCAACATACCCAAAGGACACCCTGCAAGGGAGATGCAGGATACCTTCTACATTTCAGAGGATGTAGTTCTGAGAACCCACACCTCCCCCGTCCAAATAAGGGTAATGGAGAAGAACTCTCCTCCAATTCAGATAATCGCCCCCGGAAAAGTTTACAGGAAGGACGCCGACGTAACGCATACGCCGATGTTTCATCAGGTTGAAGGCTTAATGGTTGATCAAAAAGTTACATTTGCAGACTTAAAAGGCGTTTTAGAGGTCTTCTTAAGGGAGGTCTTTGGCTCAGATACGAAAGTCCGATTTAGACCGTCCTACTTCCCCTTTACCGAACCCAGCGCAGAAGTTGACATCGGATGCGTAATATGTGGAGGAAAGGGCTGTAAGGTCTGTAAAGGAACTGGTTGGCTTGAGATATTAGGTTGTGGAATGGTAGACCCAGCAGTCTTCAAGGCAGTTGGTATAAACCCTGAGGTTTACCAGGGCTTTGCCTTTGGAATGGGAGTTGAGAGAATTGCCATGCTCAAGTACGGTATTGACGATTTAAGGCTCTTCTTTGAAAACGACGTTAGATTTTTAAGACAGTTCAGGGGTGAGTAAAGATGAAGATTACATACAGGTGGCTTAACGAGTTTATAGACGTTAGCGACTTAAGCGCTCAGGAAGTTGCAGATATACTAACCGACGTCGGTATAGAGGTTGACTCTGTCCGCTACGCTGGAGAAAACCTTGAAAAGGTTGTAACTGGAAAGATCATTGAAATATCAAAACACCCAAACGCTGACAGGTTAAAGATCTGCCAGGTTGACGTTGGAGAAACTGTTTTACAGATAGTTACGGGAGCTGATAACGTATTTGAAGGAGCAGTTGTCCCTGTTGCCCTTCACGGAGCTAAGCTTCCAATAGGAGTAAGAATTAAAAAGAGTAAGCTGAGGGGAGCTGTTTCAAACGGTATGCTCTGTTCAGAGGAGGAGCTGGGACTTACTGAATCTGCAAGCGGAATAATGATACTCCCAGATGATACACCAATTGGAAGGGATATAAAGGAAGTCCTTAACCTTGACGACTGGATAATTGAGTATGAGATAACAACAAACAGGCCAGATGCTCTATCGGTTTTAGGGATAGCAAGGGAACTTAGAGCAGTTTTAGGAAGGCAGATAACTCTCCCTGAAACTTCCTACAAGGAAGGGGACTTTGAGGCTCAGGAGGAGGTAAGCCTTAAAGTCCTTGACGGAGCAGCCTGCCCAAGGTATGAAGGATTTGTCGTTAAAGGAATAGAAAACAGGGAAAGTCCCCTTTGGCTCAAAGTTAGGCTCTACCTTGTAGGTTTAAGGCCGATAAATGCGGTAGTTGACGTAACAAACTACGTTATGTACGAACTGGGACAACCCCTCCACGCATTTGACCTTAGGAAGCTAGCTGGAAGGGAAGTTGTAGTAAGAAGAGCTAGGAAAGGAGAGAAAATAAGGACTTTAGACGGAGTTGAAAGGGAGCTCTCAGAAGAGGACCTCGTAATAGCAGACTCTGAAAGGCCAGTA is from Thermovibrio guaymasensis and encodes:
- the pheS gene encoding phenylalanine--tRNA ligase subunit alpha; translation: MIDKLKEEFTDKLKNVSNLEELEQLRVEYIGRKGKVTELLKKIPSLPPEERKEFGKACNQLKREIETLIKEKGKELKEKGKAEKLRKERIDITLPGRKRGLGALHPVTRTLKEIVRIFTSMGFSIAEGPEIETDFYNFEALNIPKGHPAREMQDTFYISEDVVLRTHTSPVQIRVMEKNSPPIQIIAPGKVYRKDADVTHTPMFHQVEGLMVDQKVTFADLKGVLEVFLREVFGSDTKVRFRPSYFPFTEPSAEVDIGCVICGGKGCKVCKGTGWLEILGCGMVDPAVFKAVGINPEVYQGFAFGMGVERIAMLKYGIDDLRLFFENDVRFLRQFRGE